In Scophthalmus maximus strain ysfricsl-2021 chromosome 5, ASM2237912v1, whole genome shotgun sequence, a single window of DNA contains:
- the lpin2 gene encoding phosphatidate phosphatase LPIN2 isoform X3 gives MERPRSWGGWELSGSNTEDSTDNSDSGDQYETLSRTLSWSLADTMNYVGQLAGQVLVTVKELYKGINQATLSGCIDVVVVRQRDGTYQCSPFHVRFGKLGVLRSKEKVIDIEVNGEPVVLHMKLGDNGEAFFVQESEQQNQIVPAHLATSPIPTESHLFWMSEVEHRAAIDLEDDHADPEYPHEPPAPCTMSTKKKKRRRRKHKGDPRREELTPPMSVTTGNAAVSANAPAATTAAISCTGQNEEIFEIEMSSDEEAAAHVSRSPSVTTMRDIDPKLPAARHNVDGYAMSDGDWPADKSHGLSQAFSPKSDSELLVRPSESLLRAESHMQWTWGEFPETTRITKKEKPEPLKTVVITPLESTHFRVILSSEAMENEIDTEKEHVASSSVCTIVKPEPRTPITTETPLNPLASVSTITSESPVTPTEPLDILPPNVATSTPTNSDSPSRKKGVPKRSQHQGPEDIYLDDLNVLEPDVAARYFPKSESEAATKHWMDSEMRSGSQSPQSVGSAAADSGTECLSDSASDLPDVTLSLCGGLTENAEISKERFMEHIITYLEFAENPAIIDNPNLVVKIGNRYYNWTLAAPLILSLQAFQKNLPKATEEAWVKEKMPKKSGRWWFWRKRADSTIKQSETKLETKEESHLEEGEGPSISQEKLALLPPAGDSSSDEEAKEVSAASCQERLQPIDGQHHPSPHTYRKSLRLSSDQIASLKLKEGPNDVTFSITTQYQGTCRCEGTIYLWNWDDKVIISDIDGTITKSDVFGQILPQLGKDWTHQGIAKLYHSVAENGYKFLYCSARAIGMADMTRGYLQWVNDGGTILPGGPLMLSPSSLFSAFHREVIEKKPEIFKIECLTDIKNLFQHNKQPFYAAFGNRANDAFAYKEVGVPVCRIFTVNPKGELIQEQTKSNKSSYSRLSELVEHVFPLLSKEQNEAFVLPEFSSFCYWRQPIPDIDLDQLL, from the exons ATGGAGAGGCCGAGGTCCTGGGGGGGCTGGGAGCTCTCTGGAAGCAATACAGAGGACAGCACAGACAACTCAGACAGCGGTGACCAGTATGAGACCTTGTCTCGGACGTTGTCCTGGTCCCTG GCGGACACCATGAACTACGTGGGCCAGCTGGCGGGTCAGGTGCTTGTGACCGTCAAGGAACTGTATAAGGGCATTAATCAGGCCACATTATCGGGCTGCATTGATGTTGTGGTTGTCCGCCAGAGGGATGGCACATACCAGTGCTCACCGTTTCATGTGCGCTTCGGCAAGCTGGGCGTGCTACGTTCCAAAGAGAAAGTG ATTGACATTGAAGTGAATGGAGAGCCCGTAGTCCTGCACATGAAGCTCGGTGACAATGGAGAGGCCTTCTTTGTCCAGGAATCCGAGCAGCAGAAT CAGATTGTCCCTGCCCACCTGGCCACCTCCCCAATCCCCACCGAGAGTCACCTGTTCTGGATGTCAGAGGTGGAGCACAGGGCAGCAATAGATCTGGAGGATGACCACGCTGACCCGGAGTACCCCCATGAGCCTCCTGCTCCCTGCACCAtgtcaacaaaaaagaaaaagagacggaggagaaagcACAAGGGTGACCCCCGAAGAGAGGAGCTGACCCCACCCATGTCAGTCACTACCGGCAACGCTGCTGTTTCTGCTAACGCACCCGCTGCTACGACTGCTGCTATATCTTGTACTGGGCAAAATGAAGAGATCTTCGAGATAGAGATGAGCTCTGACGAGGAGGCGGCAGCACATGTCTCTAG GTCGCCGTCAGTGACCACAATGCGTGACATTGACCCCAAATTACCAGCAGCGAGACACAACGTCGATGGTTATGCAATGTCTGATGGGGACTGGCCGGCAGATAAAAG TCATGGTTTGTCTCAGGCCTTTTCCCCAAAGAGTGACTCAGAACTGTTGGTCAGGCCTTCAGAGAGTTTGCTCAGAGCCGAGTCCCACATGCAGTGGACCTGGGGAGAGTTTCCAGAAACAACCAGG ATCACCAAGAAAGAGAAACCAGAACCATTGAAAACAGTGGTCATCACCCCATTAGAGAGCACCCACTTCCGCGTCATCCTCAGCTCCGAGGCCATGGAGAACGAAATAGATACCGAAAAGGAACACGttgcctcctcctcagtgtgtaCTATTGTCAAGCCCGAGCCACGCACTCCTATCACCACGGAAACACCACTGAATCCTCTCGCATCTGTCTCCACCATAACCTCCGAGAGTCCCGTGACCCCCACTGAGCCCCTGGATATCCTGCCCCCAAATGTGGCAACCTCCACCCCAACCAACAGCGATTCACCCTCGAGGAAGAAAG GGGTCCCAAAGAGGAGTCAGCATCAGGGTCCTGAGGATATTTACCTAGATGACCTGAATGTACTTGAGCCCGATGTTGCTGCAAGATATTTTCCTAAGAG TGAGTCTGAGGCAGCCACAAAGCACTGGATGGACTCTGAGATGCGCTCTGGCTCACAGTCCCCTCAGTCGGTGGGCAGCGCTGCAGCTGACAGTGGGACCGAGTGTCTTTCTGACTCAGCCAGCGACCTCCCTGACGTCACCCTTTCTCTGTGTGGAGGCCTCACAGAAAATGCTGAAATATCCAAAG agaggTTCATGGAGCATATCATCACCTATCTTGAGTTTGCAGAAAATCCAGCAATTATAGATAACCCCAACTTGGTGGTAAAAATAGGAAATAG ATATTATAACTGGACATTAGCTGCACCCTTGATTCTAAGTCTACAAGCATTTCAGAAGAATTTACCAAAG gcTACAGAGGAGGCCTGGGTGAAGGAGAAAATGCCAAAGAAGTCAGGCCGCTGGTGGTTCTGGCGAAAGAGGGCGGATAGTACAATCAAGCAG TCAGAAACCAAGCTTGAGACCAAGGAGGAGTCTCATTTGGAAGAGGGGGAAGGGCCCTCCATATCCCAGGAGAAGTTGGCCTTACT aCCTCCAGCAGGAGACTCCTCCAGCGATGAGGAGGCCAAGGAAGTAAGCGCTGCATCCTGCCAAGAGAGACTGCAGCCAATCGATGGCCAGCACCACCCCAGCCCACACACTTACAGGAAGTCACTACGCCTCTCCTCTGATCAGATA GCCAGTCTGAAACTGAAGGAGGGACCCAATGATGTGACGTTCAGCATCACCACTCAGTACCAGGGCACATGCCGCTGCGAGGGCACCATCTACCTGTGGAACTGGGACGACAAAGTCATCATCTCTGACATCGACGGCACCATCACCAA GTCGGACGTGTTCGGACAGATCCTGCCCCAACTGGGGAAGGACTGGACCCACCAAGGCATTGCCAAGCTCTACCACTCAGTAGCTGA GAACGGCTACAAGTTCTTATACTGCTCGGCTCGGGCTATCGGCATGGCAGACATGACAAGAGGCTACCTGCAGTGGGTCAACGACGGAGGCACCATTTTGCCCGGAGGACCTCTCATGCTGTCTCCCAGCAGCCTCTTCTCTGCCTTCCACCG GGAGGTTATCGAGAAGAAGCCAGAGATCTTCAAGATTGAATGCCTTACAGACATCAAGAACCTGTTCCAGCATAACAAGCAGCCGTTCTACGCCGCCTTTGGGAATCGAGCTAAT GACGCGTTTGCCTACAAGGAGGTGGGAGTTCCTGTGTGTAGGATCTTCACTGTCAACCCCAAGGGAGAGTTGATCCAGGAGCAGACCAAGAGCAACAAGTCTTC CTACAGCAGGCTCAGTGAGCTGGTGGAGCACGTGTTCCCTCTGCTGAGCAAAGAGCAGAACGAGGCCTTTGTTCTGCCAGAGTTCAGCTCTTTCTGTTACTGGAGACAGCCCATACCGGACATCGACCTGGACCAGCTGCTCTGA
- the lpin2 gene encoding phosphatidate phosphatase LPIN2 isoform X1, with product MHILHRTVRKKDDKVYVARQLRNFHWREIKYRYLPLGGILQRDKADTMNYVGQLAGQVLVTVKELYKGINQATLSGCIDVVVVRQRDGTYQCSPFHVRFGKLGVLRSKEKVIDIEVNGEPVVLHMKLGDNGEAFFVQESEQQNQIVPAHLATSPIPTESHLFWMSEVEHRAAIDLEDDHADPEYPHEPPAPCTMSTKKKKRRRRKHKGDPRREELTPPMSVTTGNAAVSANAPAATTAAISCTGQNEEIFEIEMSSDEEAAAHVSRSPSVTTMRDIDPKLPAARHNVDGYAMSDGDWPADKSHGLSQAFSPKSDSELLVRPSESLLRAESHMQWTWGEFPETTRITKKEKPEPLKTVVITPLESTHFRVILSSEAMENEIDTEKEHVASSSVCTIVKPEPRTPITTETPLNPLASVSTITSESPVTPTEPLDILPPNVATSTPTNSDSPSRKKGVPKRSQHQGPEDIYLDDLNVLEPDVAARYFPKSESEAATKHWMDSEMRSGSQSPQSVGSAAADSGTECLSDSASDLPDVTLSLCGGLTENAEISKERFMEHIITYLEFAENPAIIDNPNLVVKIGNRYYNWTLAAPLILSLQAFQKNLPKATEEAWVKEKMPKKSGRWWFWRKRADSTIKQSETKLETKEESHLEEGEGPSISQEKLALLPPAGDSSSDEEAKEVSAASCQERLQPIDGQHHPSPHTYRKSLRLSSDQIASLKLKEGPNDVTFSITTQYQGTCRCEGTIYLWNWDDKVIISDIDGTITKSDVFGQILPQLGKDWTHQGIAKLYHSVAENGYKFLYCSARAIGMADMTRGYLQWVNDGGTILPGGPLMLSPSSLFSAFHREVIEKKPEIFKIECLTDIKNLFQHNKQPFYAAFGNRANDAFAYKEVGVPVCRIFTVNPKGELIQEQTKSNKSSYSRLSELVEHVFPLLSKEQNEAFVLPEFSSFCYWRQPIPDIDLDQLL from the exons GCGGACACCATGAACTACGTGGGCCAGCTGGCGGGTCAGGTGCTTGTGACCGTCAAGGAACTGTATAAGGGCATTAATCAGGCCACATTATCGGGCTGCATTGATGTTGTGGTTGTCCGCCAGAGGGATGGCACATACCAGTGCTCACCGTTTCATGTGCGCTTCGGCAAGCTGGGCGTGCTACGTTCCAAAGAGAAAGTG ATTGACATTGAAGTGAATGGAGAGCCCGTAGTCCTGCACATGAAGCTCGGTGACAATGGAGAGGCCTTCTTTGTCCAGGAATCCGAGCAGCAGAAT CAGATTGTCCCTGCCCACCTGGCCACCTCCCCAATCCCCACCGAGAGTCACCTGTTCTGGATGTCAGAGGTGGAGCACAGGGCAGCAATAGATCTGGAGGATGACCACGCTGACCCGGAGTACCCCCATGAGCCTCCTGCTCCCTGCACCAtgtcaacaaaaaagaaaaagagacggaggagaaagcACAAGGGTGACCCCCGAAGAGAGGAGCTGACCCCACCCATGTCAGTCACTACCGGCAACGCTGCTGTTTCTGCTAACGCACCCGCTGCTACGACTGCTGCTATATCTTGTACTGGGCAAAATGAAGAGATCTTCGAGATAGAGATGAGCTCTGACGAGGAGGCGGCAGCACATGTCTCTAG GTCGCCGTCAGTGACCACAATGCGTGACATTGACCCCAAATTACCAGCAGCGAGACACAACGTCGATGGTTATGCAATGTCTGATGGGGACTGGCCGGCAGATAAAAG TCATGGTTTGTCTCAGGCCTTTTCCCCAAAGAGTGACTCAGAACTGTTGGTCAGGCCTTCAGAGAGTTTGCTCAGAGCCGAGTCCCACATGCAGTGGACCTGGGGAGAGTTTCCAGAAACAACCAGG ATCACCAAGAAAGAGAAACCAGAACCATTGAAAACAGTGGTCATCACCCCATTAGAGAGCACCCACTTCCGCGTCATCCTCAGCTCCGAGGCCATGGAGAACGAAATAGATACCGAAAAGGAACACGttgcctcctcctcagtgtgtaCTATTGTCAAGCCCGAGCCACGCACTCCTATCACCACGGAAACACCACTGAATCCTCTCGCATCTGTCTCCACCATAACCTCCGAGAGTCCCGTGACCCCCACTGAGCCCCTGGATATCCTGCCCCCAAATGTGGCAACCTCCACCCCAACCAACAGCGATTCACCCTCGAGGAAGAAAG GGGTCCCAAAGAGGAGTCAGCATCAGGGTCCTGAGGATATTTACCTAGATGACCTGAATGTACTTGAGCCCGATGTTGCTGCAAGATATTTTCCTAAGAG TGAGTCTGAGGCAGCCACAAAGCACTGGATGGACTCTGAGATGCGCTCTGGCTCACAGTCCCCTCAGTCGGTGGGCAGCGCTGCAGCTGACAGTGGGACCGAGTGTCTTTCTGACTCAGCCAGCGACCTCCCTGACGTCACCCTTTCTCTGTGTGGAGGCCTCACAGAAAATGCTGAAATATCCAAAG agaggTTCATGGAGCATATCATCACCTATCTTGAGTTTGCAGAAAATCCAGCAATTATAGATAACCCCAACTTGGTGGTAAAAATAGGAAATAG ATATTATAACTGGACATTAGCTGCACCCTTGATTCTAAGTCTACAAGCATTTCAGAAGAATTTACCAAAG gcTACAGAGGAGGCCTGGGTGAAGGAGAAAATGCCAAAGAAGTCAGGCCGCTGGTGGTTCTGGCGAAAGAGGGCGGATAGTACAATCAAGCAG TCAGAAACCAAGCTTGAGACCAAGGAGGAGTCTCATTTGGAAGAGGGGGAAGGGCCCTCCATATCCCAGGAGAAGTTGGCCTTACT aCCTCCAGCAGGAGACTCCTCCAGCGATGAGGAGGCCAAGGAAGTAAGCGCTGCATCCTGCCAAGAGAGACTGCAGCCAATCGATGGCCAGCACCACCCCAGCCCACACACTTACAGGAAGTCACTACGCCTCTCCTCTGATCAGATA GCCAGTCTGAAACTGAAGGAGGGACCCAATGATGTGACGTTCAGCATCACCACTCAGTACCAGGGCACATGCCGCTGCGAGGGCACCATCTACCTGTGGAACTGGGACGACAAAGTCATCATCTCTGACATCGACGGCACCATCACCAA GTCGGACGTGTTCGGACAGATCCTGCCCCAACTGGGGAAGGACTGGACCCACCAAGGCATTGCCAAGCTCTACCACTCAGTAGCTGA GAACGGCTACAAGTTCTTATACTGCTCGGCTCGGGCTATCGGCATGGCAGACATGACAAGAGGCTACCTGCAGTGGGTCAACGACGGAGGCACCATTTTGCCCGGAGGACCTCTCATGCTGTCTCCCAGCAGCCTCTTCTCTGCCTTCCACCG GGAGGTTATCGAGAAGAAGCCAGAGATCTTCAAGATTGAATGCCTTACAGACATCAAGAACCTGTTCCAGCATAACAAGCAGCCGTTCTACGCCGCCTTTGGGAATCGAGCTAAT GACGCGTTTGCCTACAAGGAGGTGGGAGTTCCTGTGTGTAGGATCTTCACTGTCAACCCCAAGGGAGAGTTGATCCAGGAGCAGACCAAGAGCAACAAGTCTTC CTACAGCAGGCTCAGTGAGCTGGTGGAGCACGTGTTCCCTCTGCTGAGCAAAGAGCAGAACGAGGCCTTTGTTCTGCCAGAGTTCAGCTCTTTCTGTTACTGGAGACAGCCCATACCGGACATCGACCTGGACCAGCTGCTCTGA
- the lpin2 gene encoding phosphatidate phosphatase LPIN2 isoform X4: MHILHRTVRKKDDKVYVARQLRNFHWREIKYRYLPLGGILQRDKADTMNYVGQLAGQVLVTVKELYKGINQATLSGCIDVVVVRQRDGTYQCSPFHVRFGKLGVLRSKEKVIDIEVNGEPVVLHMKLGDNGEAFFVQESEQQNQIVPAHLATSPIPTESHLFWMSEVEHRAAIDLEDDHADPEYPHEPPAPCTMSTKKKKRRRRKHKGDPRREELTPPMSVTTGNAAVSANAPAATTAAISCTGQNEEIFEIEMSSDEEAAAHVSRSPSVTTMRDIDPKLPAARHNVDGYAMSDGDWPADKSHGLSQAFSPKSDSELLVRPSESLLRAESHMQWTWGEFPETTRITKKEKPEPLKTVVITPLESTHFRVILSSEAMENEIDTEKEHVASSSVCTIVKPEPRTPITTETPLNPLASVSTITSESPVTPTEPLDILPPNVATSTPTNSDSPSRKKGVPKRSQHQGPEDIYLDDLNVLEPDVAARYFPKSESEAATKHWMDSEMRSGSQSPQSVGSAAADSGTECLSDSASDLPDVTLSLCGGLTENAEISKERFMEHIITYLEFAENPAIIDNPNLVVKIGNRYYNWTLAAPLILSLQAFQKNLPKATEEAWVKEKMPKKSGRWWFWRKRADSTIKQSETKLETKEESHLEEGEGPSISQEKLALLPPAGDSSSDEEAKEVSAASCQERLQPIDGQHHPSPHTYRKSLRLSSDQIASLKLKEGPNDVTFSITTQYQGTCRCEGTIYLWNWDDKVIISDIDGTITKSDVFGQILPQLGKDWTHQGIAKLYHSVAENGYKFLYCSARAIGMADMTRGYLQWVNDGGTILPGGPLMLSPSSLFSAFHREVIEKKPEIFKIECLTDIKNLFQHNKQPFYAAFGNRANDAFAYKEVGVPVCRIFTVNPKGELIQEQTKSNKSSSSSSSSCFSD, encoded by the exons GCGGACACCATGAACTACGTGGGCCAGCTGGCGGGTCAGGTGCTTGTGACCGTCAAGGAACTGTATAAGGGCATTAATCAGGCCACATTATCGGGCTGCATTGATGTTGTGGTTGTCCGCCAGAGGGATGGCACATACCAGTGCTCACCGTTTCATGTGCGCTTCGGCAAGCTGGGCGTGCTACGTTCCAAAGAGAAAGTG ATTGACATTGAAGTGAATGGAGAGCCCGTAGTCCTGCACATGAAGCTCGGTGACAATGGAGAGGCCTTCTTTGTCCAGGAATCCGAGCAGCAGAAT CAGATTGTCCCTGCCCACCTGGCCACCTCCCCAATCCCCACCGAGAGTCACCTGTTCTGGATGTCAGAGGTGGAGCACAGGGCAGCAATAGATCTGGAGGATGACCACGCTGACCCGGAGTACCCCCATGAGCCTCCTGCTCCCTGCACCAtgtcaacaaaaaagaaaaagagacggaggagaaagcACAAGGGTGACCCCCGAAGAGAGGAGCTGACCCCACCCATGTCAGTCACTACCGGCAACGCTGCTGTTTCTGCTAACGCACCCGCTGCTACGACTGCTGCTATATCTTGTACTGGGCAAAATGAAGAGATCTTCGAGATAGAGATGAGCTCTGACGAGGAGGCGGCAGCACATGTCTCTAG GTCGCCGTCAGTGACCACAATGCGTGACATTGACCCCAAATTACCAGCAGCGAGACACAACGTCGATGGTTATGCAATGTCTGATGGGGACTGGCCGGCAGATAAAAG TCATGGTTTGTCTCAGGCCTTTTCCCCAAAGAGTGACTCAGAACTGTTGGTCAGGCCTTCAGAGAGTTTGCTCAGAGCCGAGTCCCACATGCAGTGGACCTGGGGAGAGTTTCCAGAAACAACCAGG ATCACCAAGAAAGAGAAACCAGAACCATTGAAAACAGTGGTCATCACCCCATTAGAGAGCACCCACTTCCGCGTCATCCTCAGCTCCGAGGCCATGGAGAACGAAATAGATACCGAAAAGGAACACGttgcctcctcctcagtgtgtaCTATTGTCAAGCCCGAGCCACGCACTCCTATCACCACGGAAACACCACTGAATCCTCTCGCATCTGTCTCCACCATAACCTCCGAGAGTCCCGTGACCCCCACTGAGCCCCTGGATATCCTGCCCCCAAATGTGGCAACCTCCACCCCAACCAACAGCGATTCACCCTCGAGGAAGAAAG GGGTCCCAAAGAGGAGTCAGCATCAGGGTCCTGAGGATATTTACCTAGATGACCTGAATGTACTTGAGCCCGATGTTGCTGCAAGATATTTTCCTAAGAG TGAGTCTGAGGCAGCCACAAAGCACTGGATGGACTCTGAGATGCGCTCTGGCTCACAGTCCCCTCAGTCGGTGGGCAGCGCTGCAGCTGACAGTGGGACCGAGTGTCTTTCTGACTCAGCCAGCGACCTCCCTGACGTCACCCTTTCTCTGTGTGGAGGCCTCACAGAAAATGCTGAAATATCCAAAG agaggTTCATGGAGCATATCATCACCTATCTTGAGTTTGCAGAAAATCCAGCAATTATAGATAACCCCAACTTGGTGGTAAAAATAGGAAATAG ATATTATAACTGGACATTAGCTGCACCCTTGATTCTAAGTCTACAAGCATTTCAGAAGAATTTACCAAAG gcTACAGAGGAGGCCTGGGTGAAGGAGAAAATGCCAAAGAAGTCAGGCCGCTGGTGGTTCTGGCGAAAGAGGGCGGATAGTACAATCAAGCAG TCAGAAACCAAGCTTGAGACCAAGGAGGAGTCTCATTTGGAAGAGGGGGAAGGGCCCTCCATATCCCAGGAGAAGTTGGCCTTACT aCCTCCAGCAGGAGACTCCTCCAGCGATGAGGAGGCCAAGGAAGTAAGCGCTGCATCCTGCCAAGAGAGACTGCAGCCAATCGATGGCCAGCACCACCCCAGCCCACACACTTACAGGAAGTCACTACGCCTCTCCTCTGATCAGATA GCCAGTCTGAAACTGAAGGAGGGACCCAATGATGTGACGTTCAGCATCACCACTCAGTACCAGGGCACATGCCGCTGCGAGGGCACCATCTACCTGTGGAACTGGGACGACAAAGTCATCATCTCTGACATCGACGGCACCATCACCAA GTCGGACGTGTTCGGACAGATCCTGCCCCAACTGGGGAAGGACTGGACCCACCAAGGCATTGCCAAGCTCTACCACTCAGTAGCTGA GAACGGCTACAAGTTCTTATACTGCTCGGCTCGGGCTATCGGCATGGCAGACATGACAAGAGGCTACCTGCAGTGGGTCAACGACGGAGGCACCATTTTGCCCGGAGGACCTCTCATGCTGTCTCCCAGCAGCCTCTTCTCTGCCTTCCACCG GGAGGTTATCGAGAAGAAGCCAGAGATCTTCAAGATTGAATGCCTTACAGACATCAAGAACCTGTTCCAGCATAACAAGCAGCCGTTCTACGCCGCCTTTGGGAATCGAGCTAAT GACGCGTTTGCCTACAAGGAGGTGGGAGTTCCTGTGTGTAGGATCTTCACTGTCAACCCCAAGGGAGAGTTGATCCAGGAGCAGACCAAGAGCAACAAGTCTTC cagcagcagcagcagcagctgtttctCGGATTAA